GTTCAGTCTACCTCTTTTTTAGTAAATGGTTCAACGGTAGGAAACTTAGCGATGATTATGGCAGTTTGTGAAGAACAGGATGTCGTAATTGTTCAAAGAAATTGTCATAAGTCCATTATTCATGGTCTTGAGTTAGTAGGAGCCAAGCCACTCTTTATATCGCCAGAGTGGGATGAAGAGTTGTTAGTCGGCTCTTATTTATCTGTTGAAAAAGTGAAACAAACGATTAATAAATACCCAGATGTTAAAGCTATTATTGTGACACACCCTAATTATTATGGTTTAGCATCTAAACATATAGAGCACCTCGTGGAATTTGCCCATGATAAAGGAATACCAGTTTTAGTAGATGAAGCACATGGTGCGCATTTCATTTTAGGAGATCCGTTTCCAATATCAGCTGTAAAAGCTAATGCGGACATCGTTGTTCAATCAGCCCACAAGACACTACCTGCAATGACGATGGGTTCTTATTTACATATGCAAGGAAATATTGTAGACCATGAAAAGGTAAAGTATTATTTATCAGTTCTTCAAACAAGTAGCCCATCTTATGTTATTATGGCTTCATTAGATTTGGCTAGAGCCTATTTAAAGAGTTTAACAGAAGAGAAGACGTTTTTAATTCCTAATTTAATCAGAATGAGGGAAGACATAAACAAATTACAAGGGCTCTCCATTATTGAATCGAAGGATCCGAATGTTATACAAGATCCTTTAAAGGTTAATATTAGATCAACGCAAGGTTATAGTGGAATCCAATTGCAGAAATCGTTGGAAGAGAGCGGAATTTTCCCTGAGTTGGCCGATATAAACCAAGTGCTTTTGATCCTTTCTTTAACAAATGAGCAAAAACAACCTAAAATCCATTCGTTAAAAGAGATAAGTGAAATACAAGAAGGTAATAAACCGTTACTTTATTCACCAGCTAGTCCGATTCAAGAAATGCCTTACACGTATAAAGAACTTACAAAGTTAAAAAAGAGACGAATTTCTTTAAAAGAAGCAGTTGGGAACGTTAGTGCGGAAACGATTACTCCTTATCCACCTGGGATTCCTTTAATTATGAAGGGTGAAGAAATACAAGGTTATCATATTGAGAAATTAAGACAACTATTAGAAAACCATTATCATATTCAAGGAGGTTCTTTCATTAAGCAGCAAGAATTGTTTATTTATCAAGGAGGAAGACAGCATGAGAAAAGGTAAGTTTATTACATTGGAAGGACCTGAAGGAGCAGGAAAGACCACTATATTCAAGATGATAGGTTCCTACTTTAATGAACAAGGGATTGAACATGTGTTAACCCGTGAACCAGGGGGGGATTATAATTAGTGAGAAAATTAGAGAGGTCATACACGACATCGATCATACGATGATGGATTGTCGAACAGAGGCCTTACTATATGCAGCGGCAAGAAGACAACATGTAATTGAGAAAATTGTCCCTGCATTAAAAGAAGGAAAAATTGTTCTTTGCGATCGTTATATTGATAGCTCTTTAGCTTACCAAGGTTATGCAAGAGGGATCGGAATAGATGAAGTATTGAAGGTCAATCAGTTTGCAACAGAAGGTTGTGAGCCAGATTTGACTGTTTATTTTGATATAACCCCGGAAAAAGGGTTACAGAGAATAAAGCAAGCCGAACAGAGAGAAGTCAATAGGCTCGATTTAGAGTCTAAAATATTTCATGAAAAGGTTCAAAAGGGGTATCAAATCGTCAACGAGATGTTCTCTAACCGCATTAAAACAATCAATGCTGACCAAGGAGTAAATGAGGTCTTTGGAGATGTTATCAAGACAATTGAAGATTTCTTATTCCAATAATCATTTAGTGGCCTTCCTTGTTATAATGAAAATATAAAGGATAAACATAATGGGGAGTGTAATCGATGAAATTAATCGTCGCGATCGTTCAAGATCAAGACAGTCAAAAATTACTTAATGCGTTAACCGATGATCAATTTCGTGTAACTAAGCTAGCATCAACAGGGGGATTTTTAAAGTCTGGGAATACAACTATTATGGTTGGAACAGAAGATCATAAAGTCGATCGAGTTCTAGAAATTATTAAAGAAAACTGTCAAAAAAGAGATCAACTAATAGCGCCGATTTCGCCTATGGGAGGGAATGCAGATTCATATATTCCTCAACCAGTAGAGGTAGAAGTGGGAGGAGCGAATATATTTGTTGTCCCTGTTGAGAGTTTTGGCAGTTTTAAAAGGTGATAAGGATGAAAATTAATCAAGAAATAAGATCCACTATTGAACATATAAATAAAGAAACAAAGAATAATGGCAAACCATCAGTAACCTTTCATCAAGTAGTTGAAGAACAGGGATATAAACAAAAAGTTAATCAATTAAACATGCTACTTAAAGACATTGATCTTGCAAGTGAGAGGTTGGTTCGCTCACAAACCGTTCAAGAGCTATCCCAATATAAAAATCTAATTAAAAATTTTATTCAAGAAGTCGTTAGCCATGGACTATCATTAAAAAAAGTGGACCATTTTGATCAATTTTATCAAAAAAAGAACGTTTGCAATTATCGAAAAAATAGATGAAGAGCTTGAAACATTAACGAATGATTTTTTTGATAGGCGGGATGATTCCATTACATTGTTACAAAAAATCGGCGTTATTAGAGGGCTTTTAGTAGATATAAATATATAGTTTGTGTGCTATCCTATAGTAACGTATGAAGAGTGTGATCCATTTTGAATACATTAGAAAATGATTTAATAAACATCCAACCGAAAGCATTAAAGATGATTAAAAATGCATTTAAGCATGATCGAGTTTCTCATGCTTATTTATTTGAGGGAGTAAAGGAACTGGGAAAAAGGCAATGAGCTTTTTTCTCGCCAAATGCTTCTTTTGCCAACAAATGACCGATGAGTATAATCCGTGTCAGCAATGTATTAATTGTAAACGGATTGCGTCTAGTAATCATCCTGATGTTCATCTGATCGAACCTGAAGGGCAGTCCATAAAGAAACAACAAATTCAATCTCTTCATCAAGAGTTCTCTAAAACAGGTATGGAGTCTAGTAAAAAAATTTATATTATTTCAGAAGCTGATACAATGACTGTGAACGCTTGCAAATAGCCTTTTGAAATTTTTAGAGGAACCGATGGGTGACACAGTAGCCATATTACTCACAAATAATATTAATAAAATGCTAAATACAATTATATCTAGATCTCAAGTGGTAAGTTTTTCATCTTTAGCACCGCATAGCATTGAACAAGCACTTTTAAATGATGGTTATCCTAAAATGATGTCCGTTTTAGCTTCTCATTTTACCAATAATGCTTATGATGCAAAAGCACTGTGTGAAGATGATTGGTTTGCACAGGCTAGAGATAAAGTGATAAAATTATATGAGGTTTTAAATAAAAAGAAAAGCCTTGCGATTATTTATATTCACACAGAGTGGATGCCCTTTTTTAAGGAAAAAAAACAACAAGATATTGGTTTAGATATACTTCTCCTTCTTTATAAAGATTTACTTAATGTTCAAACCGACCGTAAAGAAGCAGTGGTATTTCAAGACCTTTTAGCTAATATAGAAAGACAGGCATTACAAATGAGTCGAAATTCGGTAGTTGACTCCATAGCCTCTATATTAGAGGCAAAAAAACGTCTCCATTCTAACGTCAACCCACAGCTTTTGATGGAGCAACTGAT
This portion of the Bacillus carboniphilus genome encodes:
- a CDS encoding cyclic-di-AMP receptor, producing the protein MKLIVAIVQDQDSQKLLNALTDDQFRVTKLASTGGFLKSGNTTIMVGTEDHKVDRVLEIIKENCQKRDQLIAPISPMGGNADSYIPQPVEVEVGGANIFVVPVESFGSFKR
- a CDS encoding DUF327 family protein — translated: MKINQEIRSTIEHINKETKNNGKPSVTFHQVVEEQGYKQKVNQLNMLLKDIDLASERLVRSQTVQELSQYKNLIKNFIQEVVSHGLSLKKVDHFDQFYQKKNVCNYRKNR
- a CDS encoding aminotransferase class I/II-fold pyridoxal phosphate-dependent enzyme, which codes for MEKTPIFTALQKHIAKSPLSFHVPGHKNGQVFHPTAMKYFKEILKLDVTELTGLDDLHHASGMIAEAEQLTADLYGVQSTSFLVNGSTVGNLAMIMAVCEEQDVVIVQRNCHKSIIHGLELVGAKPLFISPEWDEELLVGSYLSVEKVKQTINKYPDVKAIIVTHPNYYGLASKHIEHLVEFAHDKGIPVLVDEAHGAHFILGDPFPISAVKANADIVVQSAHKTLPAMTMGSYLHMQGNIVDHEKVKYYLSVLQTSSPSYVIMASLDLARAYLKSLTEEKTFLIPNLIRMREDINKLQGLSIIESKDPNVIQDPLKVNIRSTQGYSGIQLQKSLEESGIFPELADINQVLLILSLTNEQKQPKIHSLKEISEIQEGNKPLLYSPASPIQEMPYTYKELTKLKKRRISLKEAVGNVSAETITPYPPGIPLIMKGEEIQGYHIEKLRQLLENHYHIQGGSFIKQQELFIYQGGRQHEKR
- a CDS encoding DUF327 family protein; translation: MINFIKKRTFAIIEKIDEELETLTNDFFDRRDDSITLLQKIGVIRGLLVDINI